ATTAAGGAGGCGAAAGAAGTAAAGGTTGGGGATACCTTAACCGATGCCAAAACGCCAACCACAAATATGATTACAGGATTTGAGGATGTAAAGCCAATGGTTTTTGCCGGAATTTATCCTGTAGACACTGAAGATTATGAAGATTTGCGTGCTTCGATGGAGAAACTGCAATTGAATGACGCTTCTTTGGTGTTTACGCCTGAAAGTTCTGCCGCTCTTGGTTTTGGTTTCCGTTGTGGATTCTTAGGAATGTTGCATTTGGAAATTATTCAGGAACGATTGGAGCGCGAATATGATATGACCGTGATTACTACGGTTCCCAACGTTTCTTATTTGGCCTACACCAAAAAAGAACCGGAAGTTGGTTTTGTGGTAAACAATCCGTCCGATTTGCCGGAACCATCTAAATTAGACCGAGTGGAGGAGCCTTTTATAAAAGCTACTATCATTACCAAAGCTGATTATGTTGGAAATGTAATGAGTTTGTGTATTGAAAAACGTGGTGTTATCACGAATCAAACGTATTTAACTACGGAAAGAGTAGAATTGAACTTTGATATGCCTTTGGCAGAGATTGTATTCGATTTTTATGATAGATTGAAGACTGTTTCCAAAGGATATGCCTCATTTGACTATTCTCCAATTGGAATGCGTTCTTCCAAATTAGTAAAATTGGATGTTTTATTAAATGCCCAATCGGTGGATGCTCTTTCGGCTTTAATTCACGAGAGTAATGCTTATAATATTGGTAAAAAAATGTGTGAGAAGTTGCGTGAATTGATTCCGAGACAACAGTTTGATATTCCGATTCAGGCAGCAATTGGTGCTAAAATCATTGCGCGTGAAACGATAAAAGCCTTGAGAAAAGATGTTACCGCCAAATGTTACGGTGGGGATATTTCGCGTAAGCGTAAATTGTTGGAAAAACAGAAAAAAGGAAAGAAAAGAATGCGTTTGGTAGGAAATGTAGAAATTCCGCAAGAAGCTTTTATGGCGGTTCTGAAACTAAACGATTAATTTCAAATAAAAATACAGACAAACCCAATGGCGAAAGTTGTTGGGTTTTTTATTTAGCATTAACCACAGCAACTTTGTAACTTTGCAACCTAAAATTGAGCAACTATGTTAGAAGATAAAACGCCGCAGCGCACCTCACTTTCCCAACTTGGCGAATTTGGTTTGATTGATCATTTGACCAAAAACTTTGATGTTAAACAGCCTTCTACTATAAAAAGTATTGGCGATGACGCCGCTGTCTTGGATTTTGCAGCTAAAAAAGCAGTAGTTTCAACCGATTTATTGATTGAAGGCGTGCATTTTGATTTATCGTATATGCCGTTGCGTCATTTGGGTTATAAAGCCGTTGTGGTGAATGTTTCCGACATCTGTGCTATGAATGCTAAACCCACTCAGATAACGGTTTCTGTAGCGGTTTCTAATCGTTTTCCGTTGGAAGCTTTGGAAGAACTATTTGATGGTATTGCTTTGGCGGCAAAATTCTATAACGTTGATGTTATTGGAGGTGATACTACTTCGTCGCAAAAAGGATTGATTATTTCAATCACAGCGATTGGCGAAGCAAATGCAGAAGATATTGTTTATAGAAATGGTGCCAAAGAGGGTGACTTATTAGTGGTTACCGGAGATTTAGGTTCGGCTTATATGGGTTTACAAATTTTAGAAAGAGAGAAACAAGTCTTTCAGGTTAATCCGAACAACCAACCTGATTTAGATGCTTATACTTATCTAATTGAGCGTCAGTTAAAGCCTGAAGCAAGACATGATATTAGAGATTTATTGGAAAAACTAGAAGTAAAACCCACTGCTATGATTGATATTTCGGACGGGTTGTCTTCGGAGATTATTCATATTTGCAAGCAGAGTAAAGTAGGTTGTAATTTATACGAAGAAAAAATTCCGGTAGATCCTCAGTTTATTAATGTATGTGAGGAATTTAATATTGATTCTACTACAGTTGCTATTAATGGTGGTGAGGATTATGAGTTGTTGTTTACCATAGCTTTAGAAGATTTTGATAAAATTAAAGCTAATCCAAATTTCACAGTAATTGGTCATTTGACAAAAGAAAGTGAAGGCATTCATTTGATTACAAGAGCTAATACTAAAATTCCACTAAAAGCCCGTGGTTGGGATGCTATGGAAGCATAAAAAAGCGATACCGAAGTATCGCTTTCCCCCTAAGTCTTGTAAATCAAGGGGTAGTTTTTGAGTTATACTACCTCTTTTTAGAATCTACAAATACTAACCCTGAAATCATTCAGCTAAGGTAGTTATTGTAGATAAGGAGGTAATTACGGTTTCCCGCATATTTTGTTACGGTTTCCCGTAAAATCGTTAAATGACACCTTTATTCTTGGCTTCATTGATTAAATCAATATCGGTTCCTCCTTTTACTTCCAGTATTTCCCTGATGTTTAGTTTGCGTTTTTCAATAGCGCTCAAAGAAAGCGG
Above is a genomic segment from Flavobacterium phycosphaerae containing:
- the thiL gene encoding thiamine-phosphate kinase; its protein translation is MLEDKTPQRTSLSQLGEFGLIDHLTKNFDVKQPSTIKSIGDDAAVLDFAAKKAVVSTDLLIEGVHFDLSYMPLRHLGYKAVVVNVSDICAMNAKPTQITVSVAVSNRFPLEALEELFDGIALAAKFYNVDVIGGDTTSSQKGLIISITAIGEANAEDIVYRNGAKEGDLLVVTGDLGSAYMGLQILEREKQVFQVNPNNQPDLDAYTYLIERQLKPEARHDIRDLLEKLEVKPTAMIDISDGLSSEIIHICKQSKVGCNLYEEKIPVDPQFINVCEEFNIDSTTVAINGGEDYELLFTIALEDFDKIKANPNFTVIGHLTKESEGIHLITRANTKIPLKARGWDAMEA
- the lepA gene encoding translation elongation factor 4; the encoded protein is MKHIRNFCIIAHIDHGKSTLADRLLSATQTVTAREEKAQLLDNMDLERERGITIKSHAIQMEYKYKGEDYILNLIDTPGHVDFSYEVSRSIAACEGALLIVDAAQSIQAQTISNLYLALENDLEIIPVLNKVDLPSANPEEVSDDIIDLLGCKMEDIIHASGKTGFGVENILAAIIEKIPAPKGNKDEPLQALIFDSHYNPFRGIEVIFRVKNGEIKKGQKIKFMATGNEYFADEVGTLKLNQVPKNVISTGDVGYLISGIKEAKEVKVGDTLTDAKTPTTNMITGFEDVKPMVFAGIYPVDTEDYEDLRASMEKLQLNDASLVFTPESSAALGFGFRCGFLGMLHLEIIQERLEREYDMTVITTVPNVSYLAYTKKEPEVGFVVNNPSDLPEPSKLDRVEEPFIKATIITKADYVGNVMSLCIEKRGVITNQTYLTTERVELNFDMPLAEIVFDFYDRLKTVSKGYASFDYSPIGMRSSKLVKLDVLLNAQSVDALSALIHESNAYNIGKKMCEKLRELIPRQQFDIPIQAAIGAKIIARETIKALRKDVTAKCYGGDISRKRKLLEKQKKGKKRMRLVGNVEIPQEAFMAVLKLND